In Oryza sativa Japonica Group chromosome 8, ASM3414082v1, the sequence ttttaaagacttttgtgaagactttggaattaagatttgctatgcctTAGTGGCacatcccatgagcaatggacaggtggagcgagccaatggcatgatacttcatgGGATTAAAGCGcgagtttttgaccggctaaaaccctatgccggcaaatgggtggaacagctgccatcagtactttggtctttgcgtactacacccagtcgggccacgggccaatcaccttttttccttgtctatggggccgaagcaatgttgccgagtgaagtcgaattcgagtctttgcgctttcgtAATTTCCGCGAAGAACGCTACGAAaaggaccgagtggatgacttgcaccgattggaagaagtccgcgaagcagctttgattcggtcggctcgatacttacaagggttgcggcgttatcataatcgcaatgttcgatcccgtgcctttttagtcggcgacctggttttgaggaaaattcaaactacacgggatcggcacaagttatctcctctatgggaggggccatttatcatctctgaagtcacccggccaggttcctatcgactcaagcgcgaagacggtactctcgtcgacaactcttggaacattgaacatcttcgtcgtttctacgcttaagcttatcattgtacttccctatcttgactgtcaacatcaagttttcttcttgacGTTGTCAGTtgggggctatcatcataataatggagtgtgattttttatcaatttaatttgcttacttggactatcattgccttgtttggtttttctacttagtctgcgaggactgaaagtttttaatagcttctttgggttttaggctcaacaaagcttgataaaagcttttaagaaatcaacgACTTGGCTAGgattatcaagcacagcataaatacaccagtattgtacaagttgagcctccatttgctacattcatactcagtcagaatcagtcctttcatcatcagagttattacTACTCGGCTGAAGGTCGGTGTTGCGGAATTGATCTACGACgtcacttgcaatcttgtcagctGCATTTTGAGCATTGCTaataagatcaagagcagcctctacgcttgtcccgtctgcaaagccgtcaatggcgtcaatttcaatcctcgggtacaaggatttggtcatcgccaatgccgtgctagctcccatacttccagctttcttgatattcttgaaatatacatccggagcaactctcagcttgtcgaagatttcggttgcgtcgagtgcactcggaccactgttattgaggaacatagcttggacgagtggtgtagcgacattagcgacttcatctcttgctccttcaagcctcttgatcttaccaaccaggacgtcaaattgagcttgagatttgattttgcggtctacaaaacacatttatgataAAAATCTACTGCATTAAAAAGAGAGAAGTTCAGATTGTCagctggcagtaccttcaacctccttcaaggccGAGTCCCTTTGCGCAGCCAGTTCTACCTTGTTTCTTTCCAGGGCTTCAATTTGTTTCTCCATTTGAGCCATCCTGGcagcttgcgctgtttgaaatccaaatggTTGAGGATACAGTTACGACAGCGTAAATTAATGGGACAGATctagagattaccttttgatgaaccacttagctcgaagtttgaatcctggagctgggcaattcggtcccttaattccttctctgtctttttggcgAGCTCCTTGGCCTCGTGTAGCTGGTACCTAActgcttcaagagttcccaaatgaggaaccagcttttctaaagttgcagtcttggcctcattgcgaagatggattctctgcatgatggttCATGGTTTAGATTTGCTGAAGAGAAAACAAAGTCATCAAAGGcagtcacccggaagatttacattcacaatgcgagtagcttctccaagtgccttcttcagctggcacacttcctcatcttctttttgacaaTTTATGACGATGCCTGCAGCttgtgagttctcgtcccaccatttgagcaaaataggaggacgagagtcatcAGCCGCCTTTATTCGAGGGATTTCTTCTTCGTCATCGCCTGGTGGtcctgatgtatttccaagaTATTAGACGAATAAGCTGAAGTTATTTAAatcggcatcacttgagaagatgagtTACTTGAGGATGTTCCTAGCTGAGCGTGGGGTGATCCTTGTTCTTTATCTGGAGATCCAATCATTGAGTCgttaccagcctctggtccttgaGAAGTTGTCGTCTGCGCTTCAACTTCGGGAGTTTCTTGATCTGGacctacatccgactggtttccagtcgggggctcttgggttgttgtagtttcagttgctgccgactggtttccagtcggaggctggtcactcggattggCCTTATCATCTGAAGtatgggcgccagtcggctggcttttgGCAGTCGGCTCAGAATCCTTGGATGAACTTGGTTCTGTCACAGTcggatcaggatcttttccagttggatctatgtcggatggtttcctgcaaagtgttctttcaatattcagTATTATTTCTATGAGAGAAGCATGTCGAAGGGAAATGGTACCAAgaggtttatacctggaagatgttctaatctttggcattggacagccagccagttttttcctgggagTGGTACGCTTTGGGAGTTTATTGGGCGAGCCTTTGTCCCCAGATTtgttgccgtcgtcgccttcgtcgtcattaagcaccagctttctcttgcgagaacCTGTCTGCCCAGGCGgattggaggtttgaggttgcgGGTCTGATCTGTTTGtcggccctccacctccctgaacggtgtgctggcgaggagaccggcgctgagtAATTGGGGGGTCAGACTTCATCAATACATATTCCTGAATGAGATGCCTCCACGGTTAGTtaactcaacatgaagacaagatTATGTTTTGATCATGGGTTGAAGATTTCGGATACATACttgcggaggcggattgaatgcgttatatggcacaactggcagctgatgtgagtagctgacgacaatagcatttgagaagattttatacattctctccttcatgattttaaaatccaGAGAGTCTGGCTCTTCACGAttaggatcatgcttgccgtcaaactcgaatgccgtacgggatctttctttaattggtgccaatcggcatttgatgaaatgccgagtaatctgctctccttgtaagccttgttctttgagttttagcATGCGATCCATCAATTCCAAGGCTTGGGCAGCTTCATCCCCGatcggaagagagttccaagtatcttggtacaccggaggaagacaagagtactcgggaagagcaggctcaggattctgaacataaaaccagttcgcatgccaccctttgtttgaagtcttgaagggcatcgaGAAGTACTTCTGGCTCAGAGTCCCCCTCAGCTGAAATCCGGCCCCTCCGACTACACATGGCTTACTCTTGTTCGGTTGAGGTTTGAGAAAGAAGATTCGGCGAAACAGAGCGAAGTGGGGTTTAATTCccaagaaggcttcacaaacatggatgaaattggcgatgtggactatggaatttggatttaggtgatgcaagctgattccatagaagcttaatatcccgcggaaaaattttgaggtcggaagagcgaagccgccatagaagaaatgggaAAAGACTACAacctcgtgtgtatcgggggacggaaaagcctcaccgcacgctggccgccacccgatgatctctttggcagggagaacgccgtgcgccaccatctccttcaggttctcctccgtcacgtcggatgtcgcccattggccttcaaagctttcCTTCTCTTCTGCCATTGATTTTACTcgaatgcgctgatttgattcgagggatggctagggagaggtgagggattgaggcggtggatcgcgggaaggattttgatgaactttttgaaggtggatttgagtggaatggtgaaccctagtttgccggcgcagctttgtactgtagcagggagtggggaaaatggcgagagttccggcggggaagatgaagtgtcgcttggatctcgggatttcttgttaagggtatcggaggtgcaaatgggcttaggcctgaacagtacctcagcccaGTACTTTtgacagcgtggcccattgtgctccttagggacttaggcattttttgctttggcaatttatgcgcacaatagtgttgcccaatgctgataaaatcctttttacgcggtcatataattctttggaattattgcagtgcaaattaaaaggtgcccgacagaaaggtgttatgctgtttttgtaagcttttttaggctacaaaagctgtctgggttaacttggaatgacttgtttttaccatagtcatttccttggtatgttatatgcctgttttcattatggtaaatagtcatagcctaggctattagacttattcgttaccataatttttataatttttggtgggtaatctttagagttttctaTTCGGATGCCCGTccagtgtgttcattcgtgaaccttttagagtgttaaccactcggattctttttattatggctaaaagcagtcggctagaatgcctctttaggcgccgcgtatgcttttgtcatatgatgcacgattgtgctattattttgttctcaactatatgtttagtctgttaactaatcacatagttgggggctacacctaattaggtgcatctattcgatgcaccatattctttatcttttcgccctttacagtcttcgtcttcgctactcggcagATCTTGGCATGAAAggtttgaagcactcggattattatctttgagaaggctatgatggttgactgcaaaggtctcgggggctactgtggagattatggatatcccatatctacacggcgatggaatttggactgaatataggataccaaatatagatagaatatcttatttgtgtctcgggtttgtttctcaacttgtacatcaaggaaataccttgagacttagtcggttacgactgaattttatctgtatctgcatattccgttagggatatagattatcttttgtaacacggactccttcccatatataaggggggtccgggtgcctctaggggcatatgttgattttctccaaatcatacaatcaataagacactcggcggattcatccccggacaggagtagggtattacttcttgaataagaaggcctgaacctgtataaatcgtttgtctccaaacccatacacttctccagcttgatagccacccccttttattattgccgaaatctagtttcgacactaCTGCTCTGTCAAGTCCACATCCACCACCGTGTTGCAACCTTGCAACGCAGCTTTGGTGGTAGTAATCGAGGATGGCAGCATGTAAGCATGGGTGAAGGAGAAAGCACTCCAGAATTAGGGATCCACGACTGCTTGCCAGGAATGATTTCTTCAACCAATAACAGAGCTGAAAATGGCACACTTTGTTAATTATCTGAGAAAGTGAGGGCGTCCGCTGCATTATCAAGTTGATGCTAGGAATGGAATACCAGGAAAACGGCGGCATCGGCTATAGACGACCTCGGCTCCGTCGACGGCGGATGGGGAGGACGTCGGCTCCAGCCGCGGTCGATGGGGAAGAGGGCCGACCTCGAGTGCACGGTGGcgatgatggtggcggcggcggcggaaggggccGCCCTCGGCGCCGGCCGTGGTGGATGGGCGTGGGCAGCGGCGACAGGAGAAggtcggcgtgggcggcggcggcctcggcgctgGTATGGCGGTGCGGTGGTGCGTCGTCGCTGATCCGTCGCGAGGAAGAGGGAGGTCCGGCGTTGCGGCGGAGCGAGGAGGCGAGGTCGCTGGTCCGGCGGTGGACCGtcgcgaggagaggaggcgcAGAGCGAGGATGCGCGCGGGGAGCAAGTAGGCGGAGTCATCGCGCTAGGGATTTGCGCAGCGTAGTCACCGCGTGGGGGATGACATCGCTGGTGGGATGATATCGGGCGAAATcgctggaggagatggagctACGGTGTACAGCGGATGAGATTAGATGAGATGCAGATAAACGGTAGCGATTGATCTGCATGATTTCACCCGTAGGATTGAAGGGGGGCAACTCCtcttttttatattagtatttatatttatattagtatagatgtcCTCTTACGTGGTCATATTTTGTGAACTGTGATGCTACGTCCTGTTATTTGTGATGACAATGGACTAACCATATATCAACTTGATGTGCTCTGCTAATGATTATATGCTCTGTTAGTTCTAAGTTTCTAATTCAATTGACTCACTCTGAATAGATGATGGCTATATATTTATGAATGAATGAATAAGTGAATGCTCACATGAATCAAGTATGTAAATTTTGTAGTACAAAAACTGAAAGCACACTACAGGATTGGTCCTTATATGTGTGCTtgcttgcaaaaaaaaactgaatttcTGAAATTAGTGGCACATTAGCAGAATCAAATCCCTGAATGAGGTTTATTGAATGATGCGGCAATTTGCATGTTCTACAATTTGATAATTATGGCAAGATCTGTACTGTGTAGATAGTTCAATTATAACTTATGAAATCTGACATTGAATAAAAAGAGATGGTGACTAACTTCTTTTGATGATTTACTACTACTATCTATATGTCCTGACATTTATGTATGCTTTACAGAGCAAGTAACACAATTTATGTCATACTTGATTAGAATGGTTGATGAGGCCAATAATTGAACTATTGAtcaactaattatatatatgcaattgATCTCGATGCTAAGCTCTTAAATCTACTCTAATCTATCTATTGTACAAGGTTTTCTAGTCATTAATCTTAATGCTTCCAATTTTACTGGAAGTTACTGTTGTGGTGAACTCCATTCGGTGAATTTTTGAGATTTTTCTCATGTGCAGTTCTTCGGTATGCCCATCTACCAAACGACACATGCAACCGATTAGGAATCACCCTAGAAAGAATCATCCTCGAAAACTCCGGTACCTGGTGCAAAGTAATCGTCACTAGACACCTCACATCCTGCATCCAAGTTTAAAAACAACAAGGGATGGGTCAATACATTAGGTATTGCCAAGTACTACCCAAACCTTGGGAAACCTAGGACTATTTCAAGCTGAGATCAAGGGTGGCTATATTTGTGGCTCattttcagcataaagcaaattttgtttcacaatagtaaataatactccctccattccataatataagacacaactactttttttggatgttccataatataaggcacacatgcatgcatagaATTAATTAGTACCCTCTTAttcattaaattattattttctaaatCCTCTACCCTTAAGATctttaattctattggatgcatgcattacatTTATTAGGGTGATCTAAACTAGAAGATGATAgtaattgtttcttggtctttgaattaagggtggttgtgccttatattttgaaacggagggagtagtagattgCAACGAAACTTTGTAAATCAAAGGATAAACAACAGTAATAGTAACATTAATGTTATCAGAGTACCATCCTTGTGCCCTCCATGGCAACAAGTAACAATTTTATTCTTAACCCACGCTGGGCAAAAATCATCACCATTATTCACCATACCCATTTCACAATTTATTTAACAAAAATCACCAACACTATGCTTGTATCATTTCACCAAGTCGCTCATGACCGTGaacacggctaatcgattagtttagaCTCTACAGAGTTTAtgcactttacccacatgacacGGGCTAGCAATCATGTAAACCATGCCACGCGATACCAAACCGGTACTCGTTTTGCTAGCCTGTGACGAAGCCACTACATTGCTCAAAGATTAACCTTGCATGAGCATGGAGAGTGTTTCTCCACATTGGCCATGAACCAATGCCACTAGGAAAGGTGGGCCCTAACCTAATCCTAACGCCATGAGGCGAACAAATCCGCTCCCTCAACGAGGCACTATCCGTTATATTGGATATGCTCAGACGCCCATGCCATATGGTGAACGCAACTGTTCCCATAGAGGGTCACATGGGTAGCTCCTATGAACCACGCTCACACTAGTCCCTACTACAACGGCATCCCAATGCAAGGTTAAGCAATAAGCAACATAAGAAGCTAAGGTTACCCCATAACCAACACACATAGTTGCACTGTAATCTTAGTTGGTGACATATAGTTTAGTCCTTAATTGACCCAGGCAAACACTCCCCTTATCGGTGCACAACTACTACCATATGCACACTACTTGCCACCCAAGTCGAAAAGAATTATTTTCAGTTTCCCATTTTCATAAAGAACAAAGACAACTCC encodes:
- the LOC136351427 gene encoding uncharacterized protein — translated: MAEEKESFEGQWATSDVTEENLKEMVAHGVLPAKEIIGWRPACGSRKRKLVLNDDEGDDGNKSGDKGSPNKLPKRTTPRKKLAGCPMPKIRTSSRKPSDIDPTGKDPDPTVTEPSSSKDSEPTAKSQPTGAHTSDDKANPSDQPPTGNQSAATETTTTQEPPTGNQSDVGPDQETPEVEAQTTTSQGPEAGNDSMIGSPDKEQGSPHAQLGTSSRPPGDDEEEIPRIKAADDSRPPILLKWWDENSQAAGIVINCQKEDEEVCQLKKALGEATRIVNRIHLRNEAKTATLEKLVPHLGTLEAVRYQLHEAKELAKKTEKELRDRIAQLQDSNFELSGSSKAQAARMAQMEKQIEALERNKVELAAQRDSALKEVEDGTSVEAALDLISNAQNAADKIASDVVDQFRNTDLQPSSNNSDDERTDSD